A window of the Bacteroides thetaiotaomicron VPI-5482 genome harbors these coding sequences:
- a CDS encoding TolC family protein produces MFLKTYRVYLMGPLCLMFAGQPAKAQTDSLFLSVDQLFERGVQHSLQLQADALKEAMAQERTRTARTSSLPDLQVGLKGGFVGQPVVWERGLSGPTYPDIPDWSQNYAIDFSQPLYQGGKIRRTIHKAEMEKQVAELQTLTDQAEIKLGLLNQYMNLFSLFKQHEILMRNIEESELRLRDIRRMKKEGVITNNDVLRSEMQLTNDRLSLQETENSIVLVSQQLDILLGQDENLLLKPDTTLLHQAVALEAYDDYITLAYTNDPAMKLLRKQTELARNEIRLAQSLSLPSISLYASNTLARPVSRTLTDMYNNNWNVGLSVSYPLSSIYKNSHKIKESKLMVSLRKNDEEQKMQRIRMDVRTAFLRHQEALQRVEALQLSVRQAQENYRIMQNRYLNQLAILTDLLDANSVRLNVELQLVTARTRVIYTYYQLQKACGRL; encoded by the coding sequence ATGTTCTTGAAAACGTATAGGGTATATCTGATGGGGCCGCTCTGCCTGATGTTCGCCGGTCAGCCGGCAAAGGCGCAGACGGATTCTTTATTTCTTTCCGTAGACCAGCTTTTCGAACGGGGGGTGCAGCATAGTTTGCAGCTTCAGGCGGATGCGCTCAAAGAAGCCATGGCGCAAGAACGGACACGGACGGCACGCACATCATCACTGCCCGATCTGCAAGTGGGATTGAAAGGAGGTTTTGTGGGACAGCCGGTCGTTTGGGAACGGGGATTGTCCGGCCCGACATATCCGGATATTCCGGACTGGTCACAGAATTACGCCATCGACTTTTCCCAACCACTGTATCAAGGTGGCAAGATTCGGAGGACTATCCATAAGGCAGAGATGGAAAAACAAGTTGCCGAGTTGCAGACATTAACAGACCAGGCGGAAATCAAACTTGGTTTGCTGAACCAATACATGAATCTGTTCAGCCTTTTCAAGCAGCATGAGATATTGATGCGGAACATTGAGGAATCCGAATTACGCCTGCGGGATATTCGCCGGATGAAAAAGGAGGGGGTGATAACGAATAATGATGTATTGCGCAGCGAGATGCAGTTGACGAACGACCGTTTGTCTTTGCAGGAAACGGAAAATAGCATCGTACTCGTGTCGCAGCAGCTGGATATTTTATTGGGACAGGATGAGAACCTGTTACTGAAACCGGATACGACCCTACTGCATCAGGCAGTTGCTCTGGAAGCGTATGACGACTATATCACCCTTGCTTACACAAATGATCCGGCAATGAAATTGCTCAGAAAACAAACGGAACTTGCCCGGAACGAGATCCGGTTGGCTCAGTCGTTGTCTCTTCCCAGCATATCGCTGTATGCCTCAAATACACTGGCACGCCCTGTTTCGCGTACATTGACGGATATGTACAACAATAACTGGAATGTAGGACTGTCGGTTTCTTATCCTTTATCCTCAATCTACAAAAACAGTCATAAAATAAAGGAAAGCAAACTGATGGTGTCTTTGCGTAAGAATGATGAAGAGCAGAAGATGCAGAGAATCCGTATGGATGTGCGCACTGCTTTTCTGCGGCATCAGGAAGCTTTGCAACGGGTAGAAGCCTTACAGTTGTCTGTCCGGCAGGCGCAGGAGAACTATCGTATTATGCAGAACCGTTATCTGAATCAGTTGGCTATTCTGACTGACTTGCTGGATGCCAACTCTGTCCGTTTGAATGTAGAGTTGCAGCTGGTCACTGCCCGCACTCGTGTGATTTATACTTATTATCAACTTCAGAAGGCTTGTGGTCGTCTATAA
- a CDS encoding MFS transporter: MITMKELGVPVRSWVPDWLGFCCIFIVILPVTMLNGSYTGSMLEVSNTLGTNSEDITMGYYAASAGMAIAYPIIPKVLAAVSVKFLLLIDLLLQFFLSWICARSQNADILIACSFAIGFLKGFLMLWFIRYAQKIFSAKNIRSEFYSYFYPLVYGGGQASMLVTAQLAYHYNWKYMYYFMMLLILVSVLFVIICFRHNRPIKSVPLSDLHIREMFIISVGLLMLIYVINYGKVLDWMASAKLCAYIVISPILIALFIWIQHHSKNPYVSLAPLFQPKAIIGYFYMMLVMFFSTSTTLLTNYLSIILKVDSTHTYSLYIFLLPGYVIGAFICFWWFRWQRWRFRFLIAGGMSCFVIFFGVLYFGIAPNSTYEMLYLPIFFRGLGMLTLIIAFALFAVEDLNPKFLLSNAFFLIIFRSVLAPIMATSFYSNMLYRLQQKYIYSLSETITTADPLAASRYTQSLNNALAQGHRYDEAVQIATHSLYGTLQEQSLLLALKEILGYLLVISVIIAVISRFIPFHKTIRVTFAKTGDDMV, encoded by the coding sequence ATGATAACAATGAAAGAGTTGGGAGTACCCGTTCGTTCCTGGGTGCCCGATTGGTTGGGGTTCTGTTGCATTTTCATTGTTATTCTTCCGGTTACCATGCTGAATGGTTCGTATACCGGAAGCATGCTCGAAGTATCGAATACGCTTGGAACCAATTCGGAAGATATAACGATGGGATATTATGCGGCTTCGGCAGGCATGGCCATTGCTTATCCTATTATTCCTAAAGTGCTGGCAGCCGTTTCGGTCAAGTTTCTCTTGCTGATAGACTTGCTCCTGCAGTTCTTTTTGAGTTGGATTTGCGCCCGTTCGCAGAATGCCGATATTCTGATTGCCTGCAGTTTTGCTATCGGCTTTCTGAAAGGTTTTCTGATGTTATGGTTTATTCGTTATGCACAGAAGATTTTCAGTGCGAAGAATATCCGCAGCGAGTTCTATTCTTATTTTTATCCATTAGTGTACGGGGGCGGACAGGCTTCCATGTTGGTCACTGCGCAATTGGCATATCACTATAACTGGAAGTATATGTATTACTTCATGATGCTTTTGATTCTGGTTTCTGTTCTGTTTGTTATCATCTGTTTCCGGCATAACCGCCCGATTAAATCGGTGCCGTTATCCGATTTGCATATTCGGGAGATGTTTATCATTTCGGTAGGGCTGCTGATGCTGATTTACGTCATCAATTATGGGAAAGTTCTGGATTGGATGGCTTCTGCCAAACTTTGTGCTTATATTGTAATTTCTCCTATACTGATCGCATTATTTATCTGGATTCAGCACCATTCGAAGAATCCCTATGTAAGTCTTGCCCCTCTGTTTCAGCCTAAAGCAATCATCGGATATTTCTATATGATGCTTGTTATGTTTTTCAGTACATCCACCACATTATTGACCAATTACCTGAGCATCATCCTGAAAGTAGACAGCACGCATACCTATTCTCTTTATATCTTTTTGCTCCCGGGGTATGTAATCGGAGCTTTTATCTGTTTCTGGTGGTTTCGTTGGCAGCGTTGGCGTTTCCGGTTTCTGATAGCGGGCGGAATGAGTTGTTTTGTTATTTTCTTTGGTGTTCTTTATTTTGGCATTGCGCCGAACAGTACGTATGAAATGTTATATCTGCCCATCTTTTTTCGCGGATTGGGTATGTTGACTTTGATTATAGCCTTTGCCTTGTTTGCCGTAGAAGATTTGAACCCGAAGTTTTTGTTGTCGAATGCTTTCTTTCTGATAATCTTCCGTTCGGTACTGGCACCTATCATGGCTACTTCTTTTTACAGCAATATGCTGTATCGTCTGCAACAGAAATATATATATTCTTTGTCGGAGACTATCACGACTGCCGACCCGCTGGCTGCGTCCCGTTATACTCAATCTCTGAATAATGCGCTTGCACAAGGACATAGATATGATGAAGCGGTACAGATAGCTACCCATTCTCTTTATGGAACTTTGCAGGAGCAGAGTCTGTTGCTTGCACTGAAAGAAATATTAGGTTATCTGTTGGTGATATCGGTCATAATAGCTGTTATCTCGCGTTTCATTCCGTTTCATAAGACGATTCGTGTTACATTTGCCAAGACGGGAGATGATATGGTATAG
- a CDS encoding winged helix-turn-helix domain-containing protein, which produces MIEAFQNINKAFESKVRLGIMAVLMVNEEADFNFLKEQLSLTDGNLASHTRALEELGYIECSKGFVGRKPRTVFRATKQGREAFKSHIEALENFLKST; this is translated from the coding sequence ATGATAGAAGCATTTCAAAATATAAATAAGGCATTCGAGAGTAAGGTCCGGCTAGGAATTATGGCTGTTCTGATGGTCAATGAGGAAGCTGATTTCAATTTTCTGAAAGAACAACTCTCACTGACAGACGGCAATCTGGCCAGCCACACCCGTGCGCTGGAAGAACTCGGCTACATCGAATGCAGCAAAGGCTTTGTAGGACGAAAACCGCGAACTGTTTTCCGGGCCACAAAGCAAGGCAGAGAAGCCTTCAAATCTCATATTGAAGCCCTGGAGAATTTTCTAAAGTCAACATAA
- the dnaJ gene encoding molecular chaperone DnaJ, which translates to MAEKRDYYEVLEVTKTATVEEIKKAYRKKAIQYHPDKNPGDKEAEEKFKEAAEAYDVLSNPDKRSRYDQFGHAGVSGAAGNGGPFGGFGGEGMSMDDIFSMFGDIFGGRGGGFSGGFGGFSGFGGGGGGSQQRRYRGSDLRVKVKMTLKEISTGVEKKFKLKKYVPCNHCHGTGAEGDGGSETCPTCKGSGSVIRNQQTILGTMQTRTTCPTCNGEGKIIKNKCKECGGDGIVYGEEVVTVKIPAGVAEGMQLSMGGKGNAGKHNGVPGDLLILVEEEPHPDLIRDENDLIYNLLLSFPTAALGGAVEIPTIDGKVKVKIDSGTQPGKVLRLRGKGLPNVNGYGTGDLLVNISIYVPEALNKEEKSTLEKMEASDNFKPSTSVKEKIFKKFKSFFD; encoded by the coding sequence ATGGCAGAAAAAAGAGACTATTATGAAGTGCTGGAGGTGACAAAAACCGCCACAGTAGAAGAGATTAAAAAAGCCTACCGCAAAAAAGCGATCCAATATCACCCCGACAAAAATCCGGGTGACAAGGAAGCGGAAGAGAAATTCAAGGAGGCTGCCGAAGCGTATGACGTGTTGAGCAATCCGGACAAGCGTTCGCGTTACGACCAGTTCGGTCATGCGGGAGTAAGCGGTGCGGCGGGCAACGGAGGTCCGTTCGGTGGTTTCGGTGGCGAAGGAATGTCTATGGATGATATCTTCTCCATGTTCGGTGACATCTTCGGAGGTCGCGGCGGTGGTTTCAGCGGCGGCTTCGGAGGGTTCAGCGGTTTCGGTGGCGGTGGCGGTGGTTCACAGCAACGTCGCTATCGGGGCAGTGATCTACGTGTCAAGGTAAAGATGACTTTGAAAGAAATCTCGACAGGAGTAGAAAAGAAATTCAAACTGAAAAAATATGTGCCGTGTAATCACTGTCATGGCACGGGGGCCGAAGGCGACGGCGGTTCGGAGACTTGTCCGACCTGTAAAGGTAGCGGTTCGGTGATCCGTAACCAGCAGACGATTTTGGGTACGATGCAGACCCGCACCACTTGTCCTACTTGTAACGGTGAAGGTAAGATCATCAAGAACAAGTGTAAAGAGTGTGGCGGCGACGGTATCGTATATGGCGAAGAGGTAGTGACGGTGAAGATTCCTGCCGGAGTGGCAGAAGGTATGCAGCTCTCAATGGGCGGCAAGGGTAATGCCGGAAAGCATAATGGTGTGCCGGGCGACTTGCTGATTCTCGTAGAGGAAGAACCGCATCCGGACTTAATCCGCGACGAGAATGATCTGATCTATAACTTGCTGCTGAGTTTCCCGACTGCTGCACTGGGCGGTGCCGTGGAGATTCCGACAATCGACGGAAAAGTGAAAGTGAAGATCGACTCGGGTACTCAACCGGGAAAAGTGCTGCGTCTGCGCGGCAAAGGTCTGCCGAATGTCAATGGTTACGGTACGGGAGATTTGCTGGTTAATATCAGCATTTATGTGCCGGAAGCATTGAACAAGGAGGAAAAGAGCACGCTGGAAAAGATGGAGGCTTCGGACAACTTCAAGCCGAGTACGTCGGTGAAGGAGAAGATCTTCAAGAAGTTCAAGAGCTTCTTTGACTAG
- a CDS encoding nucleotide exchange factor GrpE produces the protein MDPKEKEKMAEELNVEETKDTAEEQPQDDQAEEAAPLTHEEQLEKELEDAQAVIEEQKDKYLRLSAEFDNYRKRTMKEKAELILNGGEKSISSILPVIDDFERAIKTMETAKDVKAVKEGVELIYNKFMAVMAQNGVKVIETKDQPLDTDYHEAIAVIPAPSEEQKGKILDCVQTGYTLNDKVIRHAKVVVGE, from the coding sequence ATGGATCCAAAAGAAAAAGAAAAGATGGCTGAAGAGCTGAATGTGGAAGAAACAAAGGATACGGCGGAAGAACAACCGCAAGACGATCAGGCAGAAGAGGCCGCTCCCCTGACTCATGAGGAGCAACTCGAAAAGGAGCTGGAAGATGCTCAGGCTGTCATCGAGGAGCAAAAGGACAAATATCTGCGCCTGTCCGCTGAGTTTGACAATTACCGCAAACGTACCATGAAGGAGAAGGCGGAACTGATTCTGAATGGTGGCGAAAAGAGCATCAGCAGCATTCTGCCGGTGATCGACGACTTTGAACGTGCCATCAAAACGATGGAAACTGCCAAAGACGTAAAAGCCGTGAAGGAAGGTGTCGAATTGATTTATAATAAGTTCATGGCTGTCATGGCACAGAATGGTGTGAAGGTCATCGAAACGAAAGACCAGCCGCTGGATACCGATTATCACGAAGCCATTGCCGTCATCCCTGCCCCGTCGGAAGAGCAGAAAGGTAAGATTCTGGACTGCGTACAGACGGGATATACGCTGAATGACAAGGTGATTCGTCACGCGAAAGTAGTAGTTGGGGAGTAA
- a CDS encoding MarR family winged helix-turn-helix transcriptional regulator: MREGAEFRELMLQVFRTRMAFRRSMQRTLRKNNAGITFEMLQVLSCLWHEQGISQQILAERIAKDKACLTNLMNNLEKKGYVHRKEDPADRRNKQVYLTPEGEEFKEQIRPILDQVYVYAEQVIGIESIELMLSELKGVYDVLENV; this comes from the coding sequence ATAAGAGAAGGAGCAGAGTTTAGAGAACTCATGCTACAGGTTTTCCGTACCCGCATGGCTTTTCGTAGGTCGATGCAGCGGACACTGAGAAAGAACAACGCAGGTATCACATTCGAAATGCTTCAGGTACTGAGCTGTTTATGGCATGAACAAGGCATTAGCCAGCAAATATTGGCTGAACGTATCGCAAAAGACAAAGCATGTCTGACCAATCTGATGAACAATCTGGAGAAGAAAGGGTATGTCCACCGGAAGGAAGATCCGGCAGACCGCCGCAACAAACAGGTTTATCTGACTCCGGAAGGAGAGGAGTTTAAGGAACAGATTCGTCCCATACTGGATCAGGTTTATGTATACGCAGAACAGGTGATTGGCATAGAAAGCATTGAACTCATGTTATCGGAATTAAAGGGAGTATACGATGTTCTTGAAAACGTATAG
- a CDS encoding HlyD family secretion protein, translating into MATLKEKKRKLKKMRARNIILNMVCVCLAVSGLWWTITYFWRYINYEVTNDAFVDQYVAPLNIRASGYIKDIRFKEHQYVRQGDTLLVLDNREYQIKVKEAEAALLDAHGLQDVLHSGIETSHTNIAVQDANIAEAKAKLWQLEQDYHRFERLLKEESVPEQQYEQTKAAYEAAEARYQALVAQKQAALSQYAETSKKTTGVQAGILRKEADLDLAKLNLSYTVLTAPYDGYMGRRTLEPGQYVQTGQTISYLVRNKDKWITANYKETQIANIYIGQQVRVKVDALPGKIFNGEVTAISEATGSKYSLVPTDNSAGNFVKVQQRIPVRIELENISSEEMAQLRAGMMVETEALRK; encoded by the coding sequence ATGGCAACATTAAAGGAAAAAAAACGGAAACTTAAAAAAATGAGAGCTCGCAACATCATATTAAATATGGTGTGTGTATGTTTGGCTGTCTCCGGGCTCTGGTGGACTATTACTTATTTTTGGCGTTACATTAACTACGAAGTGACCAATGATGCTTTTGTAGACCAATACGTTGCTCCGTTAAATATACGTGCTTCGGGATATATCAAGGATATCCGTTTCAAGGAACATCAATATGTGCGTCAGGGAGATACCTTGTTAGTGCTCGATAACCGTGAATATCAAATTAAAGTGAAGGAAGCCGAAGCAGCTCTGCTGGATGCGCACGGTTTGCAGGATGTTCTTCACTCAGGTATCGAAACTTCCCATACTAATATAGCCGTGCAGGATGCCAATATAGCCGAAGCGAAGGCGAAGCTCTGGCAATTGGAACAGGACTATCATCGCTTTGAACGTTTGCTGAAAGAAGAATCGGTGCCGGAACAACAGTACGAGCAGACCAAAGCCGCGTATGAAGCAGCTGAGGCACGCTATCAGGCATTAGTCGCACAAAAACAGGCTGCTTTGTCGCAATATGCGGAAACGAGTAAAAAGACAACCGGAGTTCAAGCCGGTATCTTGCGTAAAGAAGCGGATTTGGATTTGGCTAAATTGAACTTGTCTTATACGGTACTCACTGCTCCATACGATGGATATATGGGCAGGCGCACCTTAGAACCCGGACAGTATGTCCAGACGGGGCAAACCATCTCTTATCTGGTACGCAACAAGGATAAATGGATTACTGCTAATTATAAGGAAACACAGATTGCCAATATCTATATTGGTCAGCAGGTACGTGTTAAAGTAGATGCGTTGCCCGGGAAGATTTTTAACGGGGAAGTCACTGCTATCTCGGAGGCAACCGGGTCGAAATATTCTCTGGTTCCCACAGACAATTCCGCGGGAAACTTTGTAAAAGTACAACAGCGTATCCCGGTACGGATAGAACTGGAGAATATCTCTTCAGAAGAAATGGCACAATTAAGAGCGGGTATGATGGTTGAAACAGAAGCTTTGCGCAAATGA
- a CDS encoding leucine-rich repeat domain-containing protein, translating to MKIRQLLISFLLAASTLGATAQVSKTYYVSKPGTLISMMTEEEANSITHLTLTGKLNAEDFRHLRDEFPSLKVLDISNAEIKMYSGKAGTYPNGKFYIYMANFVPAYAFSNVVNGVTKGKQTLEKVILSEKIKNIEDAAFKGCDNLKICQIRKKTAPNLLPEALADSVTAIFIPLGSSDAYRFKNRWEHFAFIEGEPLETTIQVGAMGKLEDEIMKAGLQPRDINFLTIEGKLDNADFKLIRDYMPNLVSLDISKTNATTIPDFTFAQKKYLLKIKLPHNLKTIGQRVFSNCGRLAGTLELPASVTAIEFGAFMGCDNLRYVLATGDKITTLGDELFGNGVPSKLIYKK from the coding sequence ATGAAAATAAGACAACTACTGATAAGTTTTTTATTGGCTGCCAGTACTTTGGGAGCAACCGCACAAGTAAGCAAAACGTATTATGTCAGCAAGCCCGGCACATTGATCTCGATGATGACGGAAGAAGAAGCCAACAGCATCACCCACCTGACACTGACAGGAAAACTGAACGCAGAAGACTTCAGACATCTCCGCGACGAGTTTCCCAGCCTGAAAGTGCTTGATATCTCCAATGCCGAAATCAAGATGTACAGCGGAAAAGCCGGCACATATCCTAACGGAAAGTTCTACATCTATATGGCCAATTTCGTCCCTGCCTACGCTTTCTCGAATGTGGTGAACGGAGTGACCAAAGGTAAACAGACGCTGGAGAAAGTGATCCTTTCCGAAAAGATAAAGAATATCGAAGATGCAGCCTTCAAAGGATGTGACAACCTGAAAATCTGTCAGATACGCAAGAAGACAGCTCCTAATCTGCTGCCGGAAGCTCTGGCGGACAGTGTGACCGCCATCTTCATCCCGCTGGGCAGCAGTGATGCCTACCGTTTTAAGAACAGATGGGAGCACTTTGCATTTATAGAAGGTGAACCGCTGGAAACCACCATACAGGTAGGCGCAATGGGCAAACTGGAAGACGAGATTATGAAAGCTGGTCTGCAACCCAGGGACATCAACTTCCTGACCATCGAAGGGAAACTGGATAACGCCGACTTCAAACTAATCCGCGACTATATGCCGAATCTCGTATCTCTGGATATTTCTAAAACAAATGCGACGACTATCCCCGACTTCACTTTCGCACAAAAGAAGTATCTCCTGAAGATCAAACTGCCACATAACCTCAAGACCATCGGTCAACGGGTATTCAGCAACTGCGGACGGCTTGCCGGAACACTTGAGCTGCCTGCGAGCGTGACGGCTATCGAGTTCGGAGCGTTCATGGGATGCGATAATCTGCGCTATGTGCTTGCTACAGGTGATAAGATTACAACGCTGGGCGATGAACTCTTCGGAAACGGGGTGCCGAGCAAGTTGATTTATAAGAAATAA
- a CDS encoding ABC-F family ATP-binding cassette domain-containing protein, producing MITVSNVSVQFGKRVLFNDVNLKFTSGNCYGIIGANGAGKSTFLRTIYGDLDPTTGTIALGPGERLSVLSQDHFKWDAYTVMDTVMMGHTVLWDIMKQREVLYAKEDFTDEDGLKVSELEEKFAELDGWNAESDAAMLLSGLGIKEDKHYTLMGELSGKEKVRVMLAQALYGNPDNLLLDEPTNDLDMETVTWLEEYLSNFEHTVLVVSHDRHFLDSVCTHTVDIDYGKINMFAGNYSFWYESSQLALRQQQNQKAKAEEKKKELEEFIRRFSANVAKSKQTTSRKKMLEKLNVEEIKPSSRKYPGIIFTPEREPGNQILEVSGLSKKTEEGVVLFSDVNFNIEKGDKVVFLSRNPRAMTAFFEIINGNMKPDAGQFNWGVTITTAYLPLDNTDFFNTDLNLVDWLSQFGEGNEVYMKGFLGRMLFSGEEVLKKVSVLSGGEKMRCMIARMQLRNANCLILDTPTNHLDLESIQAFNNNLKTYKGNILFSSHDHEFIQTVANRIIELTPNGIIDKMMEYDEYITSDHIKELRAKMYGDK from the coding sequence ATGATTACAGTTTCAAACGTTTCGGTGCAGTTTGGTAAAAGAGTCTTGTTTAATGACGTGAACCTGAAATTTACAAGTGGCAACTGCTATGGTATTATCGGTGCGAACGGTGCGGGAAAATCCACCTTCCTTCGTACAATCTACGGAGATCTGGACCCGACGACCGGTACGATTGCCCTGGGACCGGGCGAACGCCTGTCGGTGTTGAGCCAGGACCACTTTAAATGGGATGCTTATACGGTAATGGACACCGTAATGATGGGCCACACCGTGTTGTGGGACATTATGAAGCAGCGTGAAGTATTGTACGCCAAGGAAGACTTCACGGACGAAGACGGACTGAAAGTATCCGAACTGGAAGAGAAATTTGCCGAGCTGGACGGATGGAATGCTGAGAGTGACGCAGCCATGCTGTTGAGCGGTCTGGGCATCAAGGAAGACAAGCATTATACATTGATGGGTGAGCTGAGCGGTAAGGAAAAGGTGCGTGTGATGCTTGCGCAAGCATTGTACGGCAACCCCGACAACCTCCTTCTGGACGAACCTACCAATGACCTCGATATGGAAACAGTGACCTGGCTGGAAGAATACCTTTCCAACTTCGAGCACACCGTGCTGGTGGTAAGCCACGACCGTCACTTCCTCGACTCCGTATGTACGCACACCGTAGACATCGACTACGGAAAGATCAATATGTTTGCCGGAAACTACAGTTTCTGGTACGAATCTAGTCAGCTGGCGCTCCGTCAGCAGCAGAACCAGAAGGCGAAGGCTGAGGAGAAGAAGAAAGAACTGGAAGAATTTATCCGCCGTTTCAGTGCCAACGTAGCGAAGAGCAAGCAGACCACAAGCCGCAAGAAGATGCTGGAAAAACTGAATGTAGAAGAAATCAAACCTTCTTCACGCAAGTATCCGGGCATCATCTTCACTCCCGAACGCGAGCCGGGCAACCAGATCCTCGAAGTTTCCGGACTGAGCAAGAAGACGGAAGAAGGCGTAGTGCTGTTCAGCGACGTGAACTTCAACATCGAAAAGGGCGACAAAGTGGTATTCCTTTCACGTAACCCGCGTGCGATGACCGCTTTCTTCGAAATCATCAACGGAAACATGAAGCCGGATGCCGGACAGTTCAACTGGGGAGTAACCATCACAACGGCTTACCTGCCTCTGGACAATACGGACTTCTTCAACACTGACCTTAACCTGGTGGACTGGCTGAGCCAGTTCGGCGAAGGTAACGAAGTGTACATGAAGGGCTTCCTCGGACGTATGCTGTTCTCCGGCGAAGAGGTACTGAAGAAAGTCAGCGTACTTTCCGGAGGTGAAAAGATGCGTTGTATGATTGCACGTATGCAGCTCCGCAATGCGAACTGTCTGATTCTGGATACTCCGACCAATCACTTGGACCTGGAATCTATTCAGGCTTTCAACAACAACCTGAAGACATACAAAGGAAATATCCTCTTCTCTTCGCATGACCACGAATTTATTCAGACGGTTGCCAACCGCATTATCGAACTGACTCCGAACGGTATCATCGACAAGATGATGGAATATGACGAATATATCACTTCGGACCATATCAAGGAGTTGAGGGCGAAGATGTACGGTGATAAATAG
- a CDS encoding IS110 family transposase, producing MNYSHFVGLDVGKKTFDASLMSADEKELSHKSFDNTPTGIQSLLDWIAGYHLSLSKLLFCAENMGSYVTELSVSSVSMGFSLALVCPLTIKKSIGLQRGKNDRIDAKRIANYAVLHYRKLELYKLPDKDLVRLRGWIIIRDNLVKQKVSSIKLLETFSWMAKLADVTESISFLEEQLKSIKERIPWSGKRYGATNSRQYIALHKLLAIKKYKRNRNYQCHCITVCY from the coding sequence ATGAATTATTCTCATTTTGTAGGTCTTGATGTAGGAAAAAAAACTTTCGATGCATCATTAATGTCCGCAGACGAAAAAGAGTTGTCTCACAAGTCTTTTGATAACACTCCAACTGGGATCCAATCTTTATTGGATTGGATAGCTGGTTATCATCTCTCTTTATCCAAACTCTTGTTCTGTGCTGAAAACATGGGAAGTTATGTCACAGAGTTATCTGTTTCCAGTGTCTCCATGGGATTTTCCCTGGCTTTGGTTTGCCCGTTGACCATCAAGAAGTCCATAGGCTTGCAACGAGGCAAAAATGACCGCATTGACGCCAAAAGAATAGCGAACTATGCGGTATTACACTATCGAAAACTGGAGTTATACAAATTGCCTGACAAAGACTTGGTGAGACTGCGGGGATGGATTATTATACGTGACAATTTGGTCAAGCAAAAAGTATCAAGCATAAAGTTATTGGAAACATTCTCCTGGATGGCTAAGTTGGCTGATGTGACAGAATCCATTTCTTTTTTGGAAGAGCAGCTCAAGTCGATAAAAGAAAGAATCCCCTGGAGTGGAAAGAGATATGGAGCAACTAATAGCCGCCAGTACATCGCTTTACACAAACTACTTGCTATTAAGAAGTATAAAAGGAATAGGAATTATCAATGCCATTGTATTACTGTGTGTTACTGA
- a CDS encoding transposase: MEQLIAASTSLYTNYLLLRSIKGIGIINAIVLLCVTDNFQRFDNPRKFACYCGVAPFEHTSGISIRGKTQTSSLANKEVKVYLTRAAITAISWDPQMKAYYKRKIAEGKHKASVINAVRAKIIARSFAVIRRQTPFVTLAV, from the coding sequence ATGGAGCAACTAATAGCCGCCAGTACATCGCTTTACACAAACTACTTGCTATTAAGAAGTATAAAAGGAATAGGAATTATCAATGCCATTGTATTACTGTGTGTTACTGACAATTTTCAAAGATTTGACAACCCGAGGAAATTTGCCTGCTATTGTGGGGTCGCCCCATTTGAACATACTTCAGGTATTTCCATACGGGGAAAAACGCAGACTTCTTCATTGGCTAACAAAGAAGTAAAAGTATACCTTACCCGGGCAGCTATTACTGCCATCTCTTGGGATCCGCAGATGAAAGCATACTATAAAAGGAAAATAGCAGAGGGGAAACATAAAGCATCTGTAATCAATGCTGTAAGAGCCAAAATCATAGCAAGGTCTTTTGCTGTGATACGAAGGCAGACTCCATTTGTAACATTAGCCGTATAA